A genomic region of Phragmites australis chromosome 2, lpPhrAust1.1, whole genome shotgun sequence contains the following coding sequences:
- the LOC133909234 gene encoding uricase-2: protein MAERFQLQGQHGKSGVRVSRVWGRPAAAGGDVIVEWNVAVSVVSDCLPSYTSSDNSAIVATDSIKNTVYVKAKECTEVVSMEEFAVILGRHFTSLYPQISEATVTIVERPWERVYVDGKPHSHGFKVGVEKHSTEVIVKKSGSLVINSGIQGYSLLKTTQSGFEGFVRDRYTLLSDTRERIVATEVTAWWRYPFEHVSQLPSKPFCFTQRYQDVKRVLAETFFGPPDVGVYSPSVQNTLYLMAKEVLTRFPDISSIQLRMPNLHFLPVNLSSKENSGLVKFADDVYLPTDEPHGTIEATLSRPMSKL, encoded by the exons ATGGCCGAGCGCTTCCAGCTCCAGGGCCAGCACGGCAAGTCCGGCGTCCGCGTCTCCCGCGTCTGGGGCCGCCCcgccgcggccggcggcgaCGTCATCGTCGAGTGGAACGTCGCCGTCAGCGTCGTCTCCGACTGCCTCCCCTCCTACACCTCCAGCGACAACTCCGCCATCGTCGCCACCGATTCCATCAAGAACACC GTGTACGTCAAGGCGAAGGAGTGCACGGAAGTGGTGTCCATGGAGGAATTCGCGGTGATTCTTGGAAGACATTTCACCTCGTTGTATCCTCAG ATCTCGGAGGCTACGGTGACCATCGTGGAGCGCCCATGGGAGCGTGTATATGTAGACGGCAAACCACATTCGCATG GGTTCAAAGTTGGTGTTGAGAAGCACAGCACAGAGGTCATTGTGAAAAAATCTGGAAGCCTGGTTATAAATTCTGGAATCCAAGGATACTCGCTGCTAAAGACAACACAG TCTGGGTTTGAAGGGTTTGTGAGGGATCGCTATACACTTCTTTCAGATACAAGAGAAAGGATAGTAGCAACAGAAGTAACTGCTTGGTGGAG GTATCCTTTTGAACATGTTTCCCAGCTCCCATCAAAGCCGTTCTGCTTTACCCAAAGATACCAGGATGTAAAGAGGGTTCTGGCAGAAACATTCTTTGGTCCTCCTGATGTCGGGGTGTATAGTCCATCAGTACAGAATACACTATACCTCATGGCCAAAGAAGTTCTTACCAG GTTCCCAGACATATCATCAATTCAGCTTAGAATGCCCAATCTTCATTTTCTTCCTGTCAACTTGTCGAGCAAAGAAAATTCAGGGTTGGTGAAG TTTGCTGATGATGTGTACTTGCCGACGGATGAGCCGCACGGAACTATTGAAGCAACTCTGAGCCGCCCCATGTCAAAGCTGTAA